A region from the Aquimarina sp. ERC-38 genome encodes:
- a CDS encoding RHS repeat-associated core domain-containing protein: MKTTKFLSVLVMLLTIWQTLLAQEDYTNLSPTDGFTYQRHTSRVKETEEVNLTNNTLAVQSLIKSSPISYNGKGSDRTNDQISISLSGAVDYNIPIMVPEGITGVAPKIALSYNSQSGNGSAGWGWNIGGLSAITRIPSTMYHDGVLDPVNFNSLDRFALNGQRLILVSGTHKVDGAVYTTEAHSNIKVVYHPSYFEVFYPDGSHANFGSSLDSRGVFEYGISYWENERGIRISYEYKSKTGTTGAHSESSLALTSIKYGSNNRAASINEVKFIYQERKRKIYGYGSSFPISKKSLLTKIEVLASGKSYRTYDLLHRSNQLGYEYLTSVYEINADGSESFSPVKFTYGPDPVSDVQRTTVTTTLGVRNLEQRNAEVLTMDLTGNGKLDFLAYPKQEKDKFWLFKNRNFSIPYTVNTGKFEEILPVTWLNYQNKLMAGHGLAIIQKASNQNYTFKVYGNSTTGSISSQYEKTWTTPKYRVDTFCDFDTNRLLAVPQNFISGDFNGDGLTDVVAISKNYTSTSCRYVDIIGRNDCILQDTEGNTVNSSIPAGQCCQCENFTYNQSRVTLIDLDRRKTSGFTKSVGSLPNPLKPTDRLIPIEFNGDGITDLLHITKDNQYVYTIREGRLVTLLEFEGVFDVNPALPILVGDYNGDGKTDFIAPREDEDTNLFINYTSTGTTFRLDFQEMPFEYQERDWNGRKGSLKDYNLIPTDINGDGITDIISHRTITYNESQNRIGSEYVKVYHNMNVGDRGTQYEFAFGGEMAVGINKHFPIPIFLSSDKKNNTLEFASISNQTINAYRFNLDNRNTSMLRSIDNSGVVYDIGYAGLDESGIIPQQIYTRKYDQVYPFVDLAFAPGSHLVHEIKRSVKNSDIPATRQIAYYAGAVAHIGGLGMLGFQNVSQSNWFDSSKDLLFSNKRFDMSKRAALQYEYTSTNSDTYFEEPPQQYISKVSNTNLYELKSNKTYFIKLVSAITKNSLEGTTTSRYYNYDSYNNVISETTDYSGDGSTVTDYTYKNQTTKPYYIGRVGTKATTTTIGSEAFSTLETYEYKNGLTISKKVSANGSATDTETYKHDIFGNVIEVIKTPHGETPRVNTYQYEPSGRFLKQSTSILGLTTKYEYDTVYGYLKKETDPYGHDTKYTYDKWHRNIGVIDKYGNFNLTTYTKANSNYTVRKREASGLESSITYDALKRRVIESNKGLEGIWNHVSYKYDGLDRLTQTSEPHRGSASKWSTTEYDSYGRISKSIPYTGEITTFQYQGLTTTTNVGHTSRSMTKDAMGNTIKTTDAGGDIVFTYFGNGNMKSSSFRGSGQTIEQDQWGRRTKLIDPDAGTYTYTYNGFGDVIEETTPKGITENTYNAIGQLELSEIRGDGHRTFVSYDYDPSTKLITSIGNNNTIGQNYETIFFTYDSYQRKTKISDQFIETTFEQNLTYDKYSRIATEKLNVTYKHSHTIQSTNENIYNYSSSGHFIGYNDYKIKATNSRNQPVEIHWETGHKEIRGYDAHGYPSSVSINDHNDPDSRFILNRYDFDPVRGNLKTRYQSVTSTKYTKSYSEEFKYDSLDRLIEGSGSLPVKQTYDSYGRIGSNSDIGDHLYFNQGSRYQIIGVNLYDYKNWIYEGLGGQTIEYDMFKKPLRITNNKEGNNKGVSFSYGFEGNRVKATYGDGEPFKKPMLKYYSSILPIEVEISDITQRTKITYFKGGDAHTAPIAIIDTYKNDQLESKNKYFLNRDYLGSILNIVQSVPEAGEKVGKLVESRQYSAWGNLDGYWSSSIENHFSHFSLTNRGYGGHEHFFDVRLIHMNGRMYSPIFHTFLSPDNYIQDPYNTQNYNRYSYVLNNPLKFTDFSGEYINQFLPYGVRLWLNGFGNWIQDNSATITVVATVAVGVALTVATFGAAGPLVVGLVVGACTGFTAGAVGTWTSGGSFEDGLKNGLFQGAIGAVTGLASAGVGTWATNNLSGVVINSLQFTSHTVKGIAGGIVAGSLSGGVGSFGGAILSGESFAASLKQAGKGIIFGAALGAVTGGYAGYKQGKILDAQATVAAQSKVNSLPASSSQANVDKGSFSVYQGFDDAGNIKYVGITGREPQIRFAEHARSFGSGKEFLDFDVLKGASNLSKLNARILEQGLINQYGLGKNGGVLLNRINSISSSKWSLYGIK, from the coding sequence ATGAAAACTACAAAATTCCTTAGCGTGCTTGTCATGCTACTCACCATATGGCAAACACTTCTAGCACAAGAAGATTATACCAATCTTAGCCCAACTGATGGATTTACGTATCAAAGGCATACTTCAAGAGTTAAAGAAACCGAAGAAGTAAATCTTACTAACAATACCTTAGCCGTACAAAGCTTAATTAAATCTAGTCCGATTTCCTATAATGGCAAAGGTTCAGACCGTACTAATGACCAGATTTCCATTTCCCTTTCGGGTGCTGTAGATTATAATATCCCTATCATGGTACCGGAGGGTATTACTGGGGTAGCCCCCAAGATTGCCTTATCATATAACAGTCAGTCCGGTAATGGTAGTGCCGGATGGGGCTGGAATATTGGGGGCTTATCTGCAATTACCCGTATACCTTCTACCATGTACCACGATGGGGTTTTAGACCCGGTAAACTTTAACTCGTTAGACAGGTTTGCTTTAAATGGACAACGGCTTATTCTGGTATCCGGAACTCATAAAGTAGACGGAGCAGTATATACTACCGAAGCTCATTCTAATATTAAAGTCGTATACCACCCTAGTTATTTTGAAGTATTTTATCCGGATGGCTCCCATGCAAATTTTGGGAGTTCTCTGGATTCCAGAGGTGTTTTTGAATATGGTATTAGCTATTGGGAGAATGAACGGGGTATTCGTATCAGTTACGAATATAAAAGCAAGACGGGTACTACAGGAGCCCACTCAGAAAGTTCACTGGCACTTACCAGTATTAAATACGGTAGTAATAATAGGGCAGCCTCAATAAACGAAGTTAAATTTATTTACCAGGAAAGAAAACGGAAAATATACGGGTATGGGTCAAGTTTCCCAATTTCGAAAAAAAGTTTACTTACAAAGATCGAAGTCCTGGCAAGTGGAAAATCTTACCGGACTTATGACCTGTTACATCGCTCCAACCAACTAGGGTACGAATATTTGACAAGTGTTTACGAGATTAATGCAGATGGATCAGAATCTTTTTCACCGGTCAAATTTACTTATGGTCCTGATCCGGTCAGTGATGTACAAAGAACAACAGTGACCACTACATTGGGGGTTCGTAACCTGGAACAACGTAATGCTGAGGTACTTACTATGGATCTTACCGGAAATGGAAAACTAGATTTTTTAGCTTACCCAAAACAGGAAAAGGATAAATTCTGGTTATTTAAAAACCGTAATTTTTCTATCCCGTATACAGTTAACACCGGTAAATTTGAAGAAATATTGCCGGTAACCTGGCTCAACTATCAAAATAAGTTAATGGCAGGCCACGGATTGGCTATTATACAGAAAGCCAGTAACCAAAACTATACTTTTAAAGTATACGGTAATAGTACCACCGGATCCATAAGTTCACAATATGAAAAGACCTGGACAACCCCTAAATATAGGGTTGATACCTTTTGTGATTTTGATACCAATCGTTTATTAGCAGTACCGCAAAATTTTATTTCCGGTGACTTTAACGGTGACGGGCTTACTGATGTGGTAGCAATAAGTAAGAACTATACCTCAACTTCTTGTAGATATGTGGACATTATTGGTAGGAACGATTGCATTCTACAAGATACCGAAGGAAATACAGTGAATAGTAGTATTCCGGCAGGACAATGTTGCCAGTGTGAAAATTTTACCTACAATCAATCCAGAGTAACCCTTATTGACCTGGATCGCCGTAAAACTAGCGGTTTTACTAAGAGCGTAGGATCTTTACCCAATCCCTTAAAGCCTACGGATCGACTTATCCCTATAGAATTTAACGGGGATGGGATTACAGATCTTTTACATATCACAAAAGACAATCAATATGTGTATACTATCCGTGAAGGACGTTTGGTCACCCTTTTAGAATTTGAAGGTGTATTTGATGTAAACCCTGCTCTTCCCATTCTGGTAGGGGATTACAATGGTGACGGTAAGACTGATTTTATTGCCCCACGAGAAGATGAAGACACCAACCTGTTTATCAATTATACTTCTACTGGTACTACCTTTAGATTGGACTTCCAGGAAATGCCCTTTGAATATCAAGAAAGAGATTGGAATGGTAGAAAAGGAAGTTTAAAAGATTATAACTTAATCCCTACTGATATTAATGGGGATGGGATTACAGATATTATTAGCCACCGTACCATTACCTATAATGAGAGCCAAAATAGGATTGGGTCAGAGTATGTCAAAGTGTACCATAATATGAATGTAGGGGATAGGGGCACCCAATATGAATTCGCTTTTGGTGGTGAGATGGCGGTTGGTATCAACAAACATTTTCCCATACCCATCTTTTTATCCTCTGATAAAAAAAACAATACCCTGGAGTTTGCCTCTATAAGCAACCAGACCATTAATGCCTATCGTTTTAATTTAGATAATAGAAATACATCCATGCTTCGGAGTATAGATAACTCAGGGGTAGTTTATGATATTGGATATGCCGGCCTTGACGAATCAGGGATAATTCCTCAGCAAATTTATACCAGAAAATACGATCAGGTCTATCCGTTTGTAGATTTGGCTTTTGCCCCCGGTAGCCACCTAGTACACGAAATTAAAAGAAGTGTCAAAAATTCGGATATACCTGCTACGCGACAAATTGCCTATTATGCAGGTGCTGTAGCCCATATAGGAGGCCTGGGGATGTTAGGTTTTCAAAATGTATCCCAGAGCAACTGGTTCGATAGTAGTAAAGACTTATTATTTTCAAACAAGCGGTTTGATATGAGTAAAAGGGCTGCTTTACAATATGAATACACTTCTACAAACTCCGATACGTATTTTGAAGAACCACCCCAACAGTACATTAGTAAAGTCTCTAACACTAATTTATATGAGTTAAAAAGCAACAAAACTTATTTTATAAAACTGGTGTCTGCCATCACAAAGAACAGCTTAGAAGGTACCACAACTTCCAGGTATTATAATTATGACTCTTATAACAACGTAATTAGCGAAACCACAGATTACTCCGGAGATGGTAGTACGGTTACAGACTATACTTATAAGAATCAAACTACTAAGCCATACTATATAGGAAGGGTAGGTACAAAAGCTACTACAACCACAATTGGTTCCGAAGCCTTTTCTACCTTAGAAACCTATGAATATAAAAATGGGTTGACAATTAGTAAAAAAGTATCAGCAAATGGATCTGCTACCGATACGGAAACCTATAAACATGACATTTTTGGTAATGTCATCGAAGTTATAAAAACGCCTCATGGAGAGACCCCTAGGGTAAATACTTACCAGTATGAACCTTCCGGAAGGTTTTTAAAACAATCTACCAGTATTTTAGGATTGACCACAAAGTACGAATATGATACGGTTTATGGATATTTAAAAAAGGAAACTGACCCTTACGGGCACGATACCAAATATACCTATGATAAATGGCATCGTAACATAGGGGTTATAGATAAGTACGGGAACTTTAACCTGACTACTTACACCAAAGCTAATTCTAACTATACCGTAAGAAAAAGGGAAGCTTCAGGCCTAGAAAGTAGCATCACTTATGATGCGTTAAAAAGAAGGGTTATTGAAAGTAATAAAGGGCTGGAAGGAATATGGAACCATGTAAGTTATAAATATGATGGTTTGGACAGGCTTACCCAGACTAGTGAGCCTCATAGGGGAAGTGCTTCTAAATGGAGTACGACCGAGTACGATAGTTATGGGAGGATATCTAAATCAATTCCTTATACCGGTGAGATTACTACTTTTCAATACCAGGGGTTAACCACCACTACTAATGTAGGCCATACCAGTCGTTCTATGACAAAAGATGCAATGGGGAATACAATTAAAACCACAGATGCAGGGGGTGACATAGTATTCACCTATTTTGGTAATGGTAATATGAAATCTTCTTCCTTTAGGGGTAGTGGACAAACTATAGAACAGGATCAATGGGGAAGAAGAACTAAATTAATAGACCCTGATGCCGGTACCTATACCTATACGTATAATGGTTTCGGAGATGTAATTGAAGAAACAACCCCTAAAGGTATTACAGAAAATACATATAATGCCATCGGACAGCTAGAACTTAGTGAAATAAGAGGGGATGGGCATAGAACATTTGTTTCTTATGACTATGATCCATCTACTAAACTCATAACATCAATTGGTAATAACAATACCATTGGTCAAAATTATGAAACTATATTTTTTACCTATGATTCATATCAAAGAAAAACTAAAATTAGTGATCAGTTTATAGAAACCACATTCGAACAAAATCTAACGTATGACAAATACTCCCGTATAGCTACTGAAAAACTAAATGTAACCTATAAACATAGTCATACGATACAAAGTACCAATGAGAATATTTATAATTATAGCAGTTCAGGTCATTTTATCGGATATAATGATTATAAAATAAAAGCCACTAATAGCCGTAATCAACCTGTTGAGATCCATTGGGAAACAGGTCATAAAGAGATACGGGGTTATGACGCGCATGGTTATCCCAGTAGTGTTAGTATAAATGACCATAACGATCCGGATTCGCGGTTTATATTAAACCGATATGACTTTGATCCCGTAAGGGGTAACCTAAAAACAAGATATCAATCCGTAACTTCTACGAAGTATACCAAATCCTATAGCGAGGAGTTCAAGTACGATAGTTTAGACAGGTTAATTGAAGGTAGTGGAAGTTTACCTGTAAAGCAAACTTATGATAGTTATGGAAGGATTGGGAGTAATTCTGATATTGGTGATCATCTTTATTTTAATCAGGGTTCTCGTTATCAAATTATAGGTGTTAACCTGTATGACTATAAAAATTGGATTTACGAAGGATTGGGCGGTCAAACTATTGAGTATGATATGTTCAAAAAGCCTCTGCGTATTACTAACAACAAAGAGGGTAACAATAAAGGGGTTTCTTTTAGTTATGGTTTTGAAGGCAACCGGGTAAAAGCTACTTATGGAGATGGGGAGCCATTTAAAAAGCCGATGCTTAAATATTATTCCTCTATTCTACCCATAGAAGTAGAGATAAGTGATATTACTCAACGTACCAAAATTACCTACTTTAAAGGGGGTGATGCACATACGGCTCCTATAGCTATCATTGATACCTATAAAAATGATCAGCTGGAATCTAAAAATAAGTATTTCTTAAACCGGGATTATTTAGGGAGTATACTCAATATTGTGCAAAGCGTTCCGGAAGCAGGAGAAAAAGTAGGTAAGCTGGTAGAAAGCAGGCAATATAGCGCCTGGGGCAACCTGGATGGGTATTGGTCATCCAGTATTGAAAACCATTTTAGTCATTTTAGTTTGACAAACAGGGGGTACGGAGGGCATGAACATTTTTTTGACGTAAGGTTAATCCATATGAATGGAAGGATGTATAGCCCTATCTTTCATACATTTTTGTCACCGGATAATTATATCCAGGATCCATATAATACCCAGAATTACAACCGCTACTCCTATGTATTGAACAATCCGCTTAAGTTTACTGATTTTTCCGGAGAATATATTAATCAATTTTTACCCTATGGGGTAAGACTATGGCTAAATGGTTTTGGTAATTGGATTCAGGATAATAGTGCAACAATCACTGTTGTAGCTACCGTAGCTGTAGGTGTAGCTTTAACGGTAGCAACATTTGGGGCTGCCGGCCCCTTAGTTGTAGGACTGGTGGTAGGAGCATGTACCGGATTTACCGCAGGGGCGGTGGGTACCTGGACATCCGGAGGTAGTTTTGAAGACGGATTAAAAAACGGGCTTTTTCAAGGTGCTATTGGAGCTGTGACCGGACTAGCCAGTGCCGGGGTTGGTACCTGGGCAACCAATAATTTAAGTGGTGTGGTGATAAATAGCCTGCAATTCACATCACATACTGTTAAAGGTATTGCCGGGGGTATAGTCGCTGGTTCATTATCTGGCGGGGTCGGAAGTTTTGGAGGTGCCATCCTTTCCGGAGAAAGTTTTGCTGCTTCTTTAAAGCAAGCCGGAAAAGGTATTATATTTGGCGCAGCATTAGGTGCAGTTACTGGAGGCTATGCTGGATATAAGCAAGGTAAAATCTTGGATGCGCAAGCAACTGTAGCCGCACAAAGTAAAGTCAATTCTTTACCTGCTTCTAGCTCTCAAGCAAATGTAGATAAAGGCAGTTTTTCAGTGTATCAAGGCTTTGATGATGCTGGTAATATAAAATATGTTGGGATTACAGGTAGAGAACCTCAAATTAGATTTGCTGAACATGCAAGAAGTTTTGGAAGTGGTAAAGAATTTTTAGATTTTGATGTGCTTAAAGGAGCTTCCAATTTATCTAAATTAAATGCAAGAATATTAGAACAAGGTTTGATTAATCAATATGGTTTAGGAAAAAATGGTGGAGTACTATTAAACAGGATTAATTCAATTAGTTCCTCAAAATGGAGTTTATATGGAATCAAATAA
- a CDS encoding T9SS type A sorting domain-containing protein has translation MKPKILFILLLLPLLHAKAQSILIGFTHDAAGNVASWKKVTGFLKKPTDSLIVQDINQDALLTDGSLEDQITLYPNPVAHTLHINWTSQISNLVTKVQLVSVLGTVDTPITITQVGSISIDLSTKPTGLYFIKFYLQDQAQTIIKKKIIKM, from the coding sequence ATGAAACCAAAAATTCTATTCATTTTACTCTTACTACCATTATTACATGCCAAAGCTCAAAGCATACTCATAGGGTTCACTCATGATGCAGCAGGTAATGTTGCATCTTGGAAAAAAGTAACTGGCTTTCTTAAAAAACCAACAGATTCCTTAATTGTTCAGGATATAAATCAAGATGCTCTGTTAACTGATGGTTCTCTAGAAGATCAAATAACGCTATACCCTAACCCTGTTGCCCATACCCTTCATATAAATTGGACTTCGCAAATTTCAAATTTGGTAACTAAAGTTCAATTAGTGAGCGTACTAGGAACTGTAGATACCCCTATTACAATTACACAGGTTGGTTCGATCTCTATAGACTTATCTACAAAACCCACAGGACTGTACTTTATTAAATTCTATCTGCAAGACCAGGCTCAAACTATTATAAAGAAAAAAATAATTAAAATGTAA
- a CDS encoding helix-turn-helix domain-containing protein — MYFIRFMFGLFVLLLTTSNFYNVKLEITDFTNLRRNKAKLESIHLRTNDTLKKYSFDELSDKYSSCEDSLCKSIYANYYLIKAKKVKKSNYIAEGYILQSYVNKKDRLLAIKYTDSAIDITKDLKNNLYPAKAYLQKGSYYYFINRFDEALDNYLLANKRIHESGNNLYLEIRIRNSLGNLKNIINQSEEGIKYFEQNIRVIDSLDSNKKIEYFFYYKNALAGIADAYNRLRKLNQGLPFIKEGLNLAHKDKSESFIVLFRMSYGINRYFAKEYKTAKDTLEKVVNYYYKNSYDLNKAVADLYYAKTLINLKQKDSAITILKDIDSFITDKTYFIEIRDTYQILLEDSKKKENFHEQLYYLNKLIRYDSISSGRQFEVSNKFNKQIEQSKLKEQRIALLKEVDQKKETSNLLLLFLSVLLFITPVLIYHYYKKQKRYKIKFEEVLKRNQQVSSSKKKVKSIGDNNIPEKLIKEIEDKLNDFVKNKKFTDSNITLSSLAKEFNTNSAYLSKIVNISEGKNFSNFLSTLRIEYIMLRLLKDKKYRAYNLIHIAKEAGFNNERSFSRAFTKINSISPSYYIKRLNSLESID, encoded by the coding sequence ATGTATTTTATAAGATTTATGTTTGGTTTGTTCGTATTACTTTTAACAACAAGTAATTTTTATAATGTAAAACTAGAGATTACCGACTTTACAAATTTGAGAAGGAATAAAGCAAAATTGGAAAGTATACATCTAAGAACCAATGATACGCTGAAAAAATACTCATTTGATGAACTAAGTGATAAGTATAGCTCATGCGAAGACTCCTTATGTAAGAGTATATATGCGAATTACTATCTTATTAAAGCAAAAAAGGTTAAGAAATCAAATTATATTGCTGAAGGTTATATTCTACAGTCTTATGTAAATAAAAAAGACAGGTTGTTAGCTATTAAGTATACTGATAGTGCAATTGATATCACAAAAGATTTAAAAAACAATTTATATCCCGCAAAAGCTTACCTTCAAAAAGGTAGTTACTACTATTTTATAAATAGATTTGATGAAGCACTTGATAATTATCTTTTAGCAAATAAAAGAATTCATGAATCAGGTAATAATCTATACCTAGAAATAAGAATTAGGAACAGCCTAGGAAATTTGAAGAATATTATAAATCAAAGTGAAGAAGGGATTAAATACTTTGAACAAAATATTAGAGTAATTGATTCTCTAGATTCAAATAAAAAAATTGAATATTTTTTTTATTATAAAAATGCTCTTGCAGGTATTGCTGATGCTTACAATAGACTTAGAAAATTGAATCAAGGTTTACCCTTCATAAAAGAAGGATTGAATTTAGCTCATAAAGATAAATCCGAGTCATTTATAGTTTTATTCCGAATGTCATATGGTATTAATAGATATTTTGCTAAAGAGTACAAAACTGCTAAAGATACGCTGGAAAAAGTAGTGAATTACTACTATAAAAATTCCTATGACCTAAATAAAGCCGTAGCTGACTTATATTATGCTAAAACCCTAATCAATTTAAAACAAAAGGATTCTGCTATTACTATACTTAAGGATATTGATTCTTTCATAACTGATAAAACCTACTTTATAGAAATCAGAGATACTTATCAAATACTTTTGGAAGATAGTAAAAAGAAAGAAAATTTTCATGAACAACTTTACTATCTTAATAAGTTGATTAGGTATGATAGTATATCAAGCGGTAGACAATTTGAAGTAAGCAATAAGTTTAATAAGCAAATTGAGCAAAGTAAACTTAAAGAACAGCGAATAGCTCTTCTTAAAGAAGTAGATCAAAAGAAAGAAACGTCGAACTTATTATTGCTATTTCTATCTGTATTGTTGTTTATAACACCCGTATTGATTTACCATTATTACAAAAAACAGAAACGTTATAAAATAAAGTTTGAAGAAGTTCTTAAACGTAACCAACAAGTATCTTCATCTAAAAAGAAAGTGAAAAGTATCGGTGATAATAATATACCAGAGAAGTTGATTAAAGAGATTGAGGATAAATTAAATGATTTTGTAAAAAATAAAAAATTCACTGATTCGAATATAACATTATCTAGTCTTGCAAAGGAGTTTAATACAAATTCAGCCTATCTTTCTAAAATTGTTAATATCTCAGAAGGGAAAAATTTTTCTAATTTTTTAAGTACTTTAAGAATAGAATATATAATGCTTAGATTGCTAAAAGACAAAAAATACCGTGCTTATAATCTAATTCATATTGCAAAGGAAGCAGGTTTTAACAATGAAAGGTCTTTTTCTCGAGCATTTACTAAAATTAATTCAATTTCTCCATCATATTATATAAAACGATTAAATAGTTTAGAATCAATTGATTGA
- a CDS encoding prolyl oligopeptidase family serine peptidase yields the protein MLLSFGLTGYSQRELVTCNSDSTDAYISFEDLKDDSNIEWLKEQNTLSNNYFEKLKVFTDHLKEKKKNNNDRYITNISRETITREGHIFYLKSTKENQKVLYYIENKGEKHIKLVDLNDLPFKNKISEGSYLTYYKPSWNGKYVAIAIAFKGKETTTLFVVDVKNKKFINTPIDYVLTGVGGIHWAPDNSGIFYSKINPTSIGTSENNLDTKIFNYNIREKKETEFFSRTNNPVVKMQPENFPIVTVGHPQDTYLVGQVDNSTPNFDAYLLPVHEFIKKDKNAWIPFFTKEEQIKKYYQKGDSLLYLTSNETPNFEIRGVSLKSPNFKEPTIIIKENSKEVIQDFALTKEGLFYVAKINGVISKLYRKYKGKITEIKLPKSAGTIRINGLGHDQSYLSVRLYGWTSKKESYIFDFKNNNLIKEKSIDEQKPVSTPSFLEDLIIEEIEIPSYDGAMVPLSLVYHKDLKKDGTAPVVLEAYGAYGVTWVPSYFYHLLMPVLEGGVYALAHVRGGGSKGRKWYEQGFKKTKSNTWKDVIACSEYLIKEKYTSKQKIALWGGSAGGIATGMAMVERPELYGAAIFDFAVLNPSRFEFGINGPDFAKEFGSVKNPEEKKYLCAMDPFNNLKKGTTYPPTLIHVGMNDNRVSPWQSIKFAAKLKDYNSADNPVLLHTDFESGHGYNEAQSKRDQRYLNAIVFALENTK from the coding sequence ATGTTATTATCTTTTGGCTTAACGGGATATAGTCAAAGAGAATTGGTTACATGTAATTCAGATAGTACGGATGCCTATATATCCTTTGAGGATTTAAAAGATGATTCAAATATTGAATGGTTAAAAGAGCAGAACACCTTATCCAATAATTATTTCGAAAAGTTAAAAGTATTTACAGATCATTTAAAGGAAAAGAAGAAAAACAATAATGATAGATATATAACAAACATATCACGAGAAACAATTACTAGGGAAGGACATATTTTTTATCTGAAAAGCACAAAGGAAAATCAAAAGGTATTATATTATATAGAAAATAAAGGAGAAAAACATATAAAACTAGTTGATCTCAATGACCTTCCATTTAAAAACAAAATAAGTGAAGGTTCATACCTTACTTACTATAAACCTTCATGGAATGGAAAATACGTAGCCATCGCAATAGCTTTCAAAGGGAAAGAAACTACAACTTTATTTGTAGTTGACGTAAAAAATAAAAAATTTATAAATACTCCAATTGATTATGTACTTACCGGAGTTGGTGGTATTCACTGGGCACCCGATAATTCCGGAATATTTTATAGCAAAATAAATCCTACAAGCATAGGCACATCAGAAAATAACTTAGATACTAAAATTTTTAATTACAATATAAGGGAAAAGAAAGAAACCGAATTCTTTTCCAGGACTAATAATCCAGTTGTAAAAATGCAACCGGAAAATTTTCCTATTGTTACCGTTGGTCATCCACAAGATACCTATCTGGTTGGACAGGTAGATAATTCCACCCCTAATTTTGATGCTTATCTATTACCAGTACATGAATTTATAAAAAAGGATAAAAATGCGTGGATTCCTTTTTTTACAAAAGAAGAACAGATTAAAAAATACTATCAAAAAGGAGATAGTCTGCTTTATTTAACATCTAATGAAACTCCGAACTTCGAAATCCGTGGGGTAAGTTTAAAAAGTCCAAACTTTAAAGAGCCAACAATAATCATTAAAGAAAATAGTAAAGAGGTTATTCAAGATTTTGCCCTTACCAAAGAAGGATTATTTTATGTAGCAAAAATTAACGGAGTTATTTCAAAATTATACCGAAAATATAAAGGTAAGATTACTGAAATAAAACTACCCAAATCAGCTGGAACTATACGTATCAATGGCTTAGGACACGACCAATCTTATTTATCAGTACGTTTATACGGATGGACTTCTAAAAAGGAAAGTTACATCTTTGATTTTAAAAACAATAATTTGATCAAGGAGAAGTCAATCGATGAACAAAAACCAGTATCAACCCCTAGTTTTTTAGAAGACTTGATTATTGAAGAAATAGAAATACCATCATATGATGGTGCCATGGTGCCTTTATCCTTAGTTTATCATAAAGATTTAAAGAAGGACGGTACTGCCCCTGTAGTATTGGAAGCCTATGGAGCTTATGGAGTTACATGGGTACCTTCTTACTTTTATCATTTATTAATGCCAGTTTTGGAAGGTGGTGTTTATGCACTAGCTCACGTAAGAGGTGGTGGATCCAAAGGTAGAAAGTGGTATGAACAAGGATTCAAAAAAACAAAATCAAATACCTGGAAAGATGTTATTGCCTGTAGTGAATATCTTATTAAAGAAAAATATACGTCAAAACAAAAGATTGCTTTATGGGGGGGTAGCGCCGGAGGAATTGCAACTGGAATGGCTATGGTAGAAAGGCCAGAGCTTTATGGAGCTGCTATTTTTGATTTTGCGGTATTAAATCCATCGAGATTTGAATTTGGAATTAACGGGCCTGATTTTGCTAAAGAATTTGGATCCGTTAAGAATCCGGAAGAAAAAAAATATTTATGTGCTATGGATCCTTTTAACAATCTTAAGAAAGGAACTACATACCCACCTACCCTAATACATGTAGGTATGAATGATAACAGAGTATCACCATGGCAATCTATAAAATTCGCAGCTAAGCTGAAAGACTATAATTCAGCAGATAATCCTGTACTACTGCATACAGATTTTGAATCCGGTCATGGGTATAACGAAGCTCAAAGTAAAAGAGATCAACGCTATCTTAATGCTATTGTATTTGCTTTAGAGAATACCAAATAG